The following nucleotide sequence is from Desulfovermiculus halophilus DSM 18834.
GCCGGGAGGGGGCAGGGATCCCCCTTTGGCGGGACTTAGAAAATACCGGGCCGAAAGTGGGCACACAGAAGAGATGGCAAACTCCAAAAATCCACAGGCTACGTCGAAGAACCAAAAAGAAAATCCCAACAACAGGTCCCTCCGGCCCACTTCATAGGCCACTGGGGACCACTCGTCAACCAAATTCAAGCCAGTGGTTGACAAGTCTTTCAGTCCCTGCTCCGGGCCCCCTTCTTCCGGCCGGGCCTTCAGCCGGGACTGAGTTTGAGAACTTAGGCATACATTCAACGACCTTGGGTTGCATCCATGCCATGTGTTTGCTAAAGTCTCTGTGAAGGTCCATTCATCTGGTGCGCTTTGTGCAATTTTTGTGTCTCTCACCTTGCACAAAGCAGACTTCAACGAAAGGAGGCAGACTGTATGACCCGACACCTTTCCTGCATTGCGTGCTGTTTTCTGCTCCTGGCTTTTTTTGTCTTCGCTTCCCCTCTGCAGGCAGAAGACCAGGACCCAATCAACATTAATGCCGCATCCGTGGAGGTCCTGACCGAGCTGGACGGAGTGGGCCAAACCCTGGCTGAACGGATTGTGGCCTACCGGGAAGAGAATCCCTTTGACTCCCCTCAAGAAATCACGGAGGTCAAGGGGATCGGGCAGAAAACCTATGCAGACATCCAAGCCGAGATCACAGTAGAATAAAGAGGCCCTTGGACCGAAAAGAGGCATTCCATCCAGAATAGACGGCAAACGCCAAAATGCCACAGACTGGGTCCAAGAACCAACAAGGATCAGGGCAGGGATTTTCACCTCCCTGCCCTTGTGCTTGTGCACCACGGCCCAAAACAGGTACCGTTCTTGAACATTGCATCTGGGCTCTTCGACACAGAAAGTGGAATTGCCTACATGAGAGTTTGCCGTCTCTTCTGTGTGTCTTGAGCGGCACACAGAAGAGACGGCAAACCCCAAAATCCACAGGCTACGTCGAAGAACCTTGTATCTGGATGAGTGGCGGCCAAGAGCCGTTGCAGTCCGCCTTGACCCACGAACCTACAATAGCGCCTTTAGCGCTGAAAACGGACCCATTTTTCCACCACCTGCATCTCACTGAGATACCGGGCTATGGCCCGGGATCCGGTGACTACCACTTCCCTGCCCCGCCCTTCTCTGGCCACCAGGAGCGGAACCCCGCGGTACCCGCGGGCGGCAAAGAATTTCTTGGCCCGGCCCACAGACTCCCGAATCCGGCTGGGTATCGCCGCAGCCGCAAGTTCCCGGTCCTGCTTGAGCTCAAGGACAGCAGAAACCGGATCCTTCCCCTCGGCCGCCTGCATCCGGACCCAGGCCAGCTTGGCCATGGCCTGGGGTGAGTCATCCAGGCTGCACAAGTGGATATTCACTGCATGCGGGGCACTCATGGCTATATTGGCCAGGACTACCTGACAATGGCCGCAGTTCAGACTAAAAAAAAGGTAATAGTTCCGCTCTGACTGACTGGACTCAGCCGGCTGGCTGACGAACGCGGTCTGCTCCAGGTCTGGTACAGTTGGGGTGAGGACCAGGATCGAGTTGGCCGCAAACCCGCCCACCCAGACCACAAGGCCGATGAGCACCATCAAGCCGGCCTGACGGACCCAGGCCAGGCTCAGCAGATTTGCGAACAGGGCGGCGCCTACCCCGACGCACAGCATGCACTGCATGCCGAGCCCCATGAACTGGTACCCCAGCAAGGCACCGTCAAAGGCCAGAGCGGCCATGAGGGCCAAGCCGGCTGTGTGCCACAGAACCGGCTTGTTCAGGCGGGTGGCCAGAAAGAACACCAGCCACAGGACCCAGAAAAAAGCCGTCCCAAAGAGCAGCAGGGATGTCTCCCCAATGCGCACATAGTCGCCTACCGCCTGACAGGATTGGGTCTGGCACAGTCCTCCGGCCTGGGCCAAATGCAGGAAGACATCAAGGCTCAAAGCCAGGGCCGATGCCAGGCCGATTAAATGCAGAACACAATGCCGAAAGCGCATATCTCGTCTCGTCTGATTGGTTTGGCCTCAAGGAGAACCGGAGCGCGGCATGCCCTCTATTCATAGCCAGGCGAAAACTGTGCACCAGATCCGGCCCCACGCTTGTACACAATTCCATACCGGGTGTCCAAGATCCAAGCGTGTGCCCTCAAGCACGGCCTATGACCTAGCCCCAAAGATCCGTATGGACAGCTCCTCCAGGGTCATGTTCAGCTCCCCGGACTCCATGGCCTCTCTGCGCTGGGCACAGAACTTTTCCAGCCCGTCCGATCCGGAGAAAGTGAGGTCTCCAGTCTCCCGAAACCTCCGGAAAATGCGCAGGAATTCCTCAACCTTCATCCTCTGCGGGCAGCCGATCAGCACCAGTCTCTCCTCATTGTTCCCTGCCACCACGGCTACCAACCCCAGGCT
It contains:
- a CDS encoding ComEA family DNA-binding protein, with amino-acid sequence MTRHLSCIACCFLLLAFFVFASPLQAEDQDPININAASVEVLTELDGVGQTLAERIVAYREENPFDSPQEITEVKGIGQKTYADIQAEITVE